Proteins co-encoded in one Candidatus Effluviviaceae Genus V sp. genomic window:
- a CDS encoding radical SAM protein — translation MIGVVSRIPLYWCMRAFGRPRMLPLNLTVSVTYRCNSRCRTCNVYNKRAEEFTASEFDRVFASFGTTPYWFTMSGGEPFLRDDLPEICRSAHDRTRPGIINIPTNGILHDRIPGMVREICHGAPDTQVIVNLSLDDIGERHDAIRGVPGNFEKAVRTYEGLRGLGARNLAIGVHSVISVHNVDRIPEIYETIHRELAPDSFITEIAEERVELDTVGAGVTPSPEQYGRAVDYLIERIRAERHAGIARVTQAFRVRYYEMVKRYLASHRQIIPCYAGVASAQIAPDGDVWFCCIEAASVGNLREAGYDFPTVWFSPEARRLRGHVRRGECACPLANAGYTNMLMHLPTLSGAAFDLATGGSASRDEGGEA, via the coding sequence ATGATCGGGGTCGTCTCACGCATACCGCTGTACTGGTGCATGCGGGCGTTCGGCCGCCCCCGCATGCTGCCGCTCAACCTGACCGTCAGCGTCACCTACCGCTGCAACTCCCGATGCAGGACGTGCAACGTCTACAACAAACGGGCCGAGGAGTTCACGGCGTCCGAGTTCGACCGCGTCTTCGCGTCGTTCGGGACGACGCCGTACTGGTTCACGATGAGCGGGGGAGAGCCGTTCCTTCGCGACGACCTTCCGGAGATCTGCCGGAGCGCGCACGACCGGACGAGGCCGGGGATCATCAACATCCCCACCAACGGCATTCTCCATGACCGCATCCCGGGAATGGTCCGGGAGATCTGCCACGGCGCGCCGGACACGCAGGTCATCGTCAACCTCTCGCTCGACGACATCGGGGAGCGTCACGACGCAATCCGGGGCGTCCCCGGGAACTTCGAGAAGGCCGTGCGAACCTACGAGGGGCTCCGCGGGCTCGGCGCCCGGAACCTGGCCATCGGCGTCCACAGCGTCATCTCGGTGCACAACGTCGACCGCATACCCGAGATCTACGAGACGATCCACAGAGAGCTGGCCCCCGACTCGTTCATCACCGAGATCGCCGAGGAGCGCGTGGAGCTCGACACTGTCGGCGCGGGGGTGACGCCGTCGCCGGAGCAGTACGGCCGCGCCGTCGACTACCTGATCGAACGGATCAGGGCGGAGCGTCACGCAGGCATCGCCCGGGTCACACAGGCGTTCCGCGTCCGATACTACGAGATGGTCAAGCGCTACCTCGCGTCACATCGCCAGATCATCCCGTGCTACGCCGGCGTCGCCTCGGCGCAGATCGCCCCCGACGGCGACGTCTGGTTCTGCTGTATCGAGGCGGCCTCCGTCGGGAACCTCCGGGAGGCCGGCTACGACTTCCCGACCGTCTGGTTCAGCCCGGAGGCACGCCGTCTCCGGGGCCACGTGCGCCGCGGGGAGTGCGCCTGTCCGCTCGCGAACGCGGGCTACACGAACATGCTCATGCACCTCCCGACGCTTTCGGGCGCGGCCTTCGACCTGGCGACGGGCGGAAGCGCGTCCAGGGACGAGGGAGGTGAGGCGTGA
- a CDS encoding glycosyltransferase family 9 protein, whose protein sequence is MPNHPKLDCRHYIGDRPCRFGGPCDGCEDYAPVGAKVLVVKLAAAGDVLRSTAVLPGIRETTERCHVTWVTEGPSVPLLEGHPLIDRLLVFGFDAWLELSRTTFDLVLCLDKDPRAAAFADSMQADARRGFGLSEWGTVRALNDGAEYDLALGLSNEMKFHENTLTYPEIVCRVAGVPYARQPYVMALGGESIVRADAFLETLTLKDPVIGLNVGAGPVFAKKAWTPAGYADLARRITAELEGSALVLGGPDDRPRMERVLELSGGAAVDGGLHPLAEFSALVGRLDALVTGDTMALHIAVALGVPVVAIFGPTVPQEIDLFDRGTKVVTSATCAPCYRRACDETPDCMDDVSVDEVFGTLRQVIGEDA, encoded by the coding sequence ATGCCGAATCACCCGAAGCTGGACTGCAGACACTACATCGGCGACAGGCCGTGCCGTTTCGGCGGCCCCTGCGACGGCTGCGAGGACTACGCACCGGTGGGTGCGAAGGTCCTCGTCGTCAAGCTGGCTGCCGCCGGCGACGTCCTGCGCTCGACCGCCGTCCTGCCCGGGATCAGGGAGACCACGGAGCGCTGTCACGTCACCTGGGTGACCGAGGGTCCGTCGGTGCCTCTCCTCGAAGGACACCCGCTCATCGACCGCCTGCTGGTGTTCGGTTTCGACGCCTGGCTCGAGCTTTCGCGGACGACGTTCGACCTCGTGCTCTGCCTCGACAAGGACCCCCGCGCGGCCGCCTTCGCCGACTCGATGCAGGCCGACGCCCGACGCGGTTTCGGCCTCTCCGAGTGGGGTACGGTCCGCGCGCTCAACGATGGGGCCGAATACGATCTCGCCCTCGGCCTCTCCAACGAGATGAAATTCCACGAGAACACCTTGACCTATCCCGAGATCGTCTGCCGCGTCGCCGGCGTGCCCTACGCCAGACAGCCTTACGTCATGGCGCTCGGCGGAGAGAGCATCGTGCGGGCGGACGCGTTTCTAGAGACGCTCACCCTGAAGGACCCCGTGATCGGACTCAACGTCGGCGCCGGCCCGGTCTTCGCGAAGAAGGCCTGGACGCCCGCGGGGTACGCCGACCTTGCGAGGCGCATCACGGCGGAGCTCGAGGGCAGCGCGCTCGTGCTCGGGGGGCCGGATGACCGTCCTCGCATGGAGCGCGTTCTCGAGCTGTCGGGCGGCGCCGCCGTCGACGGCGGTCTCCATCCACTTGCCGAGTTCTCGGCCCTCGTGGGGCGTCTCGACGCCCTCGTGACGGGCGACACCATGGCGCTCCACATCGCCGTCGCTCTCGGCGTGCCGGTCGTCGCGATCTTCGGCCCCACCGTCCCCCAGGAGATCGATCTCTTCGACCGCGGAACGAAGGTCGTGACGTCCGCGACCTGCGCGCCCTGCTACCGCCGGGCCTGCGATGAGACGCCGGACTGCATGGACGACGTCAGCGTCGACGAGGTCTTCGGGACGCTCCGGCAGGTGATCGGGGAGGACGCGTGA
- a CDS encoding DUF362 domain-containing protein: protein MSVFVESAGAYRVPEIADFVRRALLELELDLDGRRSALLKPNLVIAAKPSTAIVTHPAVTEAVVLVLREHGIDRITIADGPGVGLDVPEVFRVTGYDALAERLGVELVSFNDAERRDREWKYGTIGVPVVLEDADLYVNLPKMKTHGYTRVTLSVKNHKGMLSEAAKKQDHQLGLHDPLAQHAGIVPPHLIIVDGIVGLEGDGPLNGRPKRSRMLAAGTNMLEVDAACARLMGFDPEKIRHLTFAADEGLGSLSPTVIGDATPVAFEPANEQYGRVMNIYSWRDCTACSMCIDSFSAAVKLAVHEPKYWFTLVPKLLYWGFFGKLHIIQGRKASIPPERGRVVCLGRCTKGLAEKEALVHIPGCPPSARDVAETLRKEL, encoded by the coding sequence GTGAGCGTCTTCGTCGAGTCCGCCGGAGCCTATCGCGTACCCGAGATCGCGGACTTCGTCCGGCGCGCCCTGCTCGAGCTCGAACTCGACCTGGACGGACGACGGTCGGCGCTCCTCAAGCCGAACCTCGTCATCGCCGCGAAGCCGTCGACCGCCATCGTGACCCACCCTGCCGTCACGGAGGCCGTCGTCCTTGTGCTCCGGGAGCACGGCATCGATCGGATCACGATCGCCGACGGCCCGGGAGTCGGGCTCGACGTTCCCGAGGTCTTCCGCGTCACCGGCTACGATGCGCTCGCCGAGCGTCTGGGCGTCGAGCTCGTCTCGTTCAACGATGCGGAGCGTCGGGACAGGGAGTGGAAGTACGGAACCATAGGGGTGCCCGTCGTCCTCGAGGATGCCGACCTCTACGTCAACCTCCCGAAGATGAAGACGCACGGCTATACGCGCGTGACGCTCTCCGTGAAGAACCACAAGGGGATGCTCTCCGAGGCCGCCAAGAAGCAGGACCACCAGCTGGGACTCCACGACCCGCTGGCGCAGCACGCGGGCATCGTCCCGCCGCACCTGATCATCGTCGACGGTATCGTCGGGCTCGAGGGCGACGGACCGCTGAACGGTCGCCCCAAGCGGTCGCGCATGCTGGCGGCCGGGACCAACATGCTCGAGGTCGACGCGGCCTGTGCGCGCCTCATGGGCTTCGACCCGGAGAAGATCCGTCACCTGACGTTCGCGGCCGACGAGGGACTGGGCTCGCTCTCGCCGACGGTCATCGGCGACGCGACGCCGGTCGCCTTCGAGCCGGCGAACGAGCAGTACGGCCGAGTGATGAACATCTACTCCTGGCGGGACTGCACCGCCTGCTCGATGTGCATCGACTCCTTCAGCGCCGCGGTCAAGCTGGCGGTACACGAGCCGAAATACTGGTTCACCCTCGTGCCGAAGCTCCTCTACTGGGGCTTCTTCGGGAAGCTTCACATCATCCAGGGACGGAAGGCGTCGATCCCTCCGGAACGCGGACGGGTCGTCTGCCTGGGCCGCTGCACGAAGGGCCTTGCCGAGAAGGAGGCCCTTGTGCACATTCCGGGCTGCCCGCCGTCGGCCCGCGACGTCGCCGAGACACTGAGGAAGGAGCTGTAG
- a CDS encoding glycosyltransferase — MTAPRITAIVVNWNGIDVVGPCLETLLASDFEGLDVLVVDNASTDGSVAFIRQTFPGVRIIEAGDNRGYAAGVNAGAGVALDDGADYMFVLNNDVEVAPDCLSALVEAASGRPDAAFLGPLIYYHEMPDVVWSAGGRIGWWTGHIRHVGIRQRDRGQFAGVHDVDYVTGCAALVSAQAVRQIGLMDTDYFMYNEDTDWCVRAAKAGFAIVAVGDARMWHKVSSSSGGGLTPFKIYHRIRSTFRFFSLHGRPWHWIGIVPSTVVRALWFAFRQLFSGSGRNAAAVARGAADVIRGAPRT; from the coding sequence GTGACGGCTCCGCGCATAACGGCCATCGTCGTCAACTGGAACGGGATCGACGTGGTCGGGCCGTGTCTCGAGACGCTCCTCGCATCGGACTTCGAGGGGCTCGACGTACTCGTCGTCGACAACGCGTCGACAGACGGTTCAGTTGCGTTCATCAGACAAACCTTTCCCGGGGTCCGTATCATCGAAGCGGGGGACAATCGGGGCTACGCGGCCGGGGTCAACGCGGGCGCCGGGGTTGCGCTCGACGACGGCGCCGACTACATGTTTGTATTGAACAACGACGTCGAGGTCGCGCCCGACTGCCTGTCGGCACTCGTGGAGGCGGCGTCGGGACGGCCCGATGCGGCCTTTCTCGGCCCGCTGATCTACTACCACGAGATGCCGGATGTCGTCTGGTCGGCCGGCGGCAGAATCGGCTGGTGGACCGGTCACATCCGGCACGTCGGCATCCGGCAACGCGACCGCGGGCAGTTCGCGGGCGTGCACGACGTCGACTACGTGACGGGCTGCGCCGCTCTCGTCAGCGCGCAGGCGGTCCGGCAGATCGGATTGATGGACACGGACTACTTCATGTACAACGAGGACACCGACTGGTGTGTCCGCGCGGCGAAGGCCGGGTTTGCCATCGTCGCTGTCGGCGACGCGCGCATGTGGCACAAGGTGTCGTCGAGCTCCGGCGGCGGGCTGACGCCGTTCAAGATCTATCACCGCATCCGGTCGACGTTCAGGTTCTTCTCGCTGCACGGCCGTCCATGGCACTGGATCGGGATCGTCCCGTCGACGGTCGTGCGCGCGCTCTGGTTCGCCTTCCGGCAGCTCTTCTCGGGCTCGGGGCGCAACGCGGCGGCGGTCGCGAGGGGAGCCGCGGACGTGATCAGAGGCGCACCGAGAACCTGA
- a CDS encoding flippase-like domain-containing protein, with amino-acid sequence MRRSIRIILALGAGAALLALALHGIDVSEITENIGRADWRYLALGGLLYVVAYLVRSVRWRLILMPVTRVSVRDSFFMLMAGYFLNYVIPIRAGEIAKSFFLKRLKGIPIATSLPTVYVDKVFELVSIIFVVVAVPVLSIRVEGPLAVLIYSVLAIFLAAVGILILAFRRGEAATKLLCGLFSWLPSGPRARLTQWISLFVDGMGIARENVRTVVPLIGLTVAAVLIDASYFLMMFRAFAIDVPYVSVLFGYTLLTLSYILPTPPAQIGYNEFVIRLIFAGGIGVASIPKAEVMAVIIVAHALTGLIITGVGVGSFAAMGIKVSESFRATGPASDACETVGE; translated from the coding sequence ATGCGGCGTAGCATCAGGATCATCCTCGCGCTCGGTGCGGGGGCGGCGCTTCTCGCGCTCGCGTTGCACGGGATCGATGTCTCGGAGATCACGGAGAACATCGGCCGCGCCGACTGGAGGTACCTGGCGCTCGGCGGCCTGCTCTACGTCGTCGCCTATCTCGTGCGAAGCGTCCGCTGGCGGCTGATCCTGATGCCGGTGACCCGCGTCAGCGTCCGCGACAGTTTCTTCATGCTGATGGCGGGCTACTTCCTGAACTATGTCATCCCCATCAGGGCCGGGGAGATCGCCAAGTCGTTCTTCCTCAAGCGTCTGAAGGGCATCCCGATCGCCACGAGCCTCCCGACCGTCTACGTGGACAAGGTCTTCGAACTCGTCTCGATCATCTTCGTCGTCGTGGCCGTGCCCGTGCTCTCGATCCGCGTCGAGGGCCCGTTGGCCGTCCTCATCTACTCCGTTCTCGCCATCTTCCTGGCCGCGGTCGGCATTCTCATTCTCGCGTTCCGGAGGGGAGAGGCGGCGACGAAGCTCCTGTGCGGGCTCTTCTCGTGGCTCCCGAGCGGTCCGAGAGCCAGGCTGACGCAGTGGATCTCGCTCTTCGTCGACGGAATGGGCATCGCCAGGGAGAACGTCAGGACCGTCGTTCCCCTGATCGGCCTGACGGTGGCCGCCGTTCTGATCGACGCGTCCTACTTCCTCATGATGTTCAGGGCCTTCGCGATCGATGTGCCGTACGTATCCGTGCTCTTCGGCTATACGCTGCTGACACTGTCCTACATCCTCCCCACGCCGCCGGCGCAGATCGGCTACAACGAGTTCGTGATCCGCCTCATCTTCGCCGGGGGCATAGGCGTCGCATCGATCCCGAAGGCCGAGGTCATGGCCGTCATCATCGTGGCCCACGCCCTGACAGGCCTCATCATCACGGGGGTGGGCGTCGGCTCGTTCGCCGCGATGGGCATCAAGGTCTCCGAGAGTTTCCGGGCGACGGGCCCGGCGTCGGACGCCTGCGAGACGGTCGGAGAATGA
- a CDS encoding sulfatase-like hydrolase/transferase encodes MRRVLLRWILVTVVVAATAGCGGNGDEPAGEGPSQVLIFAVDAATWNVLTPMIEAGELPTFARLVNEGTYGVLQSGEPVQSPQMWTSIATGVVPEKHGITRFTAEVPGTDREVPVTSNMRLVKAFWNILSEHDVSVGIVGWWPSWPSEKVNGFMVAQRAWPMNWSLHGIPFGAARDERGRLLVEEFPGRTYPEELYDEFVPYIMTEEDVTVADLDRFFSDSRFTDPRRQFHARWVYAKDKTFADAGLALFKRYEPEVFAVYLQGTDVTAHYYWGYRREEGFEVSNQDARLYGSVVENYYRFVDGVIAKYLENAADDAAVIVVSDHGFETKRDLKERWERGERIRTKEGNKDVPWDHALEGAYIVSGPGIRKGHHGEQANVVDVTPTLLAYLGLPVAEDMDGEPMLHIFEEPFLAANPVETVPTFETGEPKDPEAPLESPMDEGIKEKLRSLGYIE; translated from the coding sequence ATGAGACGGGTACTGCTCCGGTGGATCCTGGTAACGGTCGTCGTCGCTGCGACCGCCGGCTGCGGCGGGAACGGCGACGAGCCGGCGGGTGAGGGACCGTCGCAGGTCCTCATCTTCGCGGTCGACGCAGCGACCTGGAACGTGCTGACGCCGATGATCGAGGCGGGCGAGCTCCCGACGTTCGCGCGGCTCGTCAACGAGGGCACCTACGGCGTGCTCCAGAGCGGAGAGCCGGTCCAGTCCCCCCAGATGTGGACCTCGATCGCGACCGGCGTCGTCCCAGAGAAGCACGGCATCACGCGCTTCACAGCCGAGGTACCGGGGACCGACCGCGAGGTGCCCGTCACGAGCAACATGCGGCTCGTGAAGGCGTTCTGGAACATACTCTCCGAGCACGATGTCTCGGTCGGCATCGTCGGCTGGTGGCCCAGCTGGCCGTCCGAGAAGGTCAACGGCTTCATGGTCGCCCAGCGGGCGTGGCCGATGAACTGGAGCCTCCACGGCATCCCGTTCGGCGCGGCGCGGGACGAGCGCGGACGTCTTCTCGTCGAGGAGTTTCCCGGCAGGACGTATCCCGAGGAGCTCTACGACGAGTTCGTGCCGTACATCATGACCGAGGAAGACGTCACGGTCGCAGACCTCGACCGCTTCTTCTCCGACTCCCGCTTCACGGACCCCAGACGCCAGTTCCACGCGCGCTGGGTCTACGCGAAGGACAAGACCTTCGCGGACGCGGGACTCGCGCTCTTCAAACGCTATGAGCCGGAGGTCTTCGCCGTCTACCTGCAGGGGACCGACGTGACGGCACACTACTACTGGGGCTACCGCCGTGAGGAGGGCTTCGAGGTGTCCAACCAGGACGCCCGCCTTTACGGCAGCGTCGTCGAGAACTACTACCGGTTCGTCGACGGCGTCATCGCGAAGTACCTCGAGAACGCGGCCGACGACGCCGCGGTCATCGTCGTGTCGGACCACGGGTTCGAGACGAAGCGCGACCTGAAGGAGCGCTGGGAGCGCGGCGAGCGGATCCGGACGAAGGAGGGCAACAAGGACGTTCCGTGGGACCACGCGCTCGAAGGAGCCTACATCGTGAGCGGCCCGGGGATACGGAAGGGACATCACGGCGAGCAGGCGAACGTCGTCGATGTGACGCCGACCCTGCTGGCGTACCTGGGTCTTCCGGTCGCCGAGGACATGGACGGCGAGCCGATGCTCCACATCTTCGAGGAACCGTTCCTCGCCGCGAACCCGGTCGAGACGGTGCCGACGTTCGAGACGGGGGAGCCGAAGGACCCGGAGGCCCCGCTCGAGTCGCCTATGGACGAGGGGATCAAGGAGAAGCTCAGGTCGCTGGGCTACATCGAGTAG
- a CDS encoding glycosyltransferase, translating into MTARGEARGGSSGFTSTTSARIAIVGPSYPFRGGNALFVAHLYESLRRDHETYIASFKRLYPELLFPGKTQMNRSHDPVKMTPSRQIIDSIGPLSWWRAARWIAEPARRPDLAVFVWWNPFFGPAYGTIARALRRRTDCGIVFVAENVVSHENRFVDQYLTRYALSQADYFIVLSSVVRSRIHSLYPTVPIRQAALPVYDCYMPEGVDREEARRALGLSRPTILFFGYVRAYKGLDQLLRAMPRVASETDAELLIVGEFYDSRAKYDQLIQELGIGDRVRIVDQHVPDEDVARYFSAADVVALPYLSATQSGITQIAFACGVPVISTNVGGLPEVVADGSTGLIVEPRSPDALGEALVRYFREDLAERFRANVAVEARRDRAGDLLRTAVRDFLEMERTR; encoded by the coding sequence ATGACGGCGCGCGGCGAAGCCCGCGGAGGATCGAGCGGCTTCACCTCGACCACGTCCGCGAGGATCGCCATCGTCGGACCGTCGTATCCGTTCCGCGGCGGGAACGCTCTCTTCGTGGCGCACCTCTACGAGAGTCTGAGAAGAGACCACGAGACCTACATCGCGTCCTTCAAGCGTCTCTATCCCGAGCTTCTGTTCCCGGGAAAGACCCAGATGAACAGGAGCCACGACCCGGTCAAGATGACGCCGTCCCGCCAGATCATCGACTCGATCGGCCCGCTGAGCTGGTGGAGGGCGGCCCGCTGGATAGCCGAGCCGGCTCGCAGACCCGACCTCGCTGTCTTCGTCTGGTGGAATCCCTTCTTCGGTCCGGCCTACGGCACCATCGCGAGAGCCCTCAGGCGCAGGACGGACTGCGGCATCGTCTTCGTCGCCGAGAACGTCGTCTCGCACGAGAACCGCTTCGTCGATCAGTACCTGACGCGCTACGCTCTCTCACAGGCGGACTACTTCATCGTACTGTCGAGCGTCGTCAGAAGCCGCATTCACTCGCTCTATCCGACCGTCCCGATCCGTCAGGCGGCGCTGCCTGTCTACGACTGCTACATGCCCGAGGGCGTCGACCGGGAGGAGGCGCGGCGCGCTCTGGGACTCTCTCGGCCGACCATTCTGTTCTTCGGCTACGTCCGGGCCTACAAGGGACTCGATCAGCTCCTGAGGGCCATGCCGCGCGTCGCCTCGGAGACGGACGCGGAGCTCCTGATCGTCGGTGAGTTCTACGACTCGCGGGCGAAGTACGACCAGCTGATCCAGGAGCTGGGGATCGGCGACCGCGTCCGGATCGTCGATCAGCACGTTCCGGACGAGGACGTTGCGCGCTACTTCTCGGCCGCCGACGTCGTCGCCCTGCCGTACCTCTCGGCGACGCAGAGCGGGATCACGCAGATCGCCTTCGCGTGCGGCGTCCCGGTGATCAGCACGAACGTCGGTGGACTTCCGGAGGTCGTCGCGGACGGCAGCACCGGCCTGATCGTCGAGCCGCGCAGCCCCGACGCGCTGGGAGAGGCGCTCGTCAGGTATTTCCGGGAGGACCTCGCGGAGCGCTTCAGAGCGAACGTCGCGGTCGAGGCGAGGAGAGACCGGGCCGGCGACCTCCTGCGGACCGCCGTTCGCGACTTCCTCGAGATGGAGAGGACACGGTGA
- a CDS encoding glycosyltransferase, with protein sequence MKLTLVIPLYNEEESLTELYDRIDAALEPTDMEWDVLFVNDGSTDGSMEVLRSLNAANGNITVLSFGRNLGKSAALAVGFREATGDVVVTMDADLQDDPAEIPKMVALLEDGYDLVSGWKKERHDPLSKRLPSKIFNGVTSVVSGLRLHDMNCGLKAYRRDVVKTIRVYGELHRYTPVLAHWAGFRVTETPVRHHAREHGVSKYGLERFMRGFFDLLTVLFLHRYVTRPLHLFGMVGSALFIVGFLIGAYLTVLKIMGEAIGRRPLLTLGILLMVVGVQFVSLGLLGEMMAHVRGGDADYPVRERLDPKEVA encoded by the coding sequence ATGAAACTGACGCTTGTGATACCCCTGTACAATGAGGAGGAGAGTCTCACCGAGCTCTACGACCGGATCGACGCGGCGCTCGAGCCGACCGACATGGAATGGGATGTTCTCTTCGTCAACGACGGCAGCACCGACGGCTCGATGGAGGTCCTGCGCAGTCTCAACGCGGCGAACGGGAACATCACGGTGCTCTCCTTCGGACGGAACCTCGGAAAATCGGCGGCGCTGGCGGTCGGCTTCCGGGAAGCCACGGGCGACGTCGTCGTCACCATGGACGCCGACCTGCAGGACGACCCCGCCGAGATCCCGAAGATGGTCGCGCTCCTCGAAGACGGCTACGATCTCGTCAGCGGCTGGAAGAAGGAGCGGCACGACCCGCTGTCCAAGCGGCTGCCCTCGAAGATCTTCAACGGCGTGACGTCCGTGGTCTCGGGTCTTCGTCTCCATGACATGAACTGCGGACTCAAGGCCTACCGCCGCGACGTCGTCAAGACGATCCGCGTCTACGGAGAGCTCCACCGCTACACGCCCGTCCTCGCACACTGGGCGGGCTTCCGGGTGACGGAGACGCCGGTCAGACACCACGCGAGGGAGCACGGCGTCTCGAAGTACGGGCTCGAGCGCTTCATGCGCGGGTTCTTCGACCTCCTGACGGTGCTCTTCCTTCACCGCTACGTGACGCGCCCCCTGCACCTCTTCGGGATGGTCGGTTCGGCGCTGTTCATTGTCGGCTTCCTGATCGGCGCCTATCTGACCGTGCTCAAGATCATGGGCGAGGCCATCGGTCGCAGGCCGCTCCTGACGCTGGGCATCCTCCTGATGGTGGTCGGCGTCCAGTTCGTCTCGCTGGGGCTTCTGGGTGAGATGATGGCGCACGTTCGGGGAGGGGATGCGGACTACCCCGTCCGCGAGCGGCTCGACCCGAAGGAGGTTGCATGA
- a CDS encoding NAD-dependent epimerase/dehydratase family protein → MNIVLVTGAAGFIGSHVARKLIESGTHVRAVDAFTNYYGRAQKESNVADLRGRDGFELIEADLSSADPAPLLDGVDAVCHLAAQAGVRDSWGADFDTYIDCNIRSTQRLLEAARDLDLSRFVYASSSSVYGETEDLPMREDGRTCPVSPYGVTKLAAEHLAVLYHRSYGVPTVSLRYFTVYGPGQRPDMAFHRFIRAALADEPITIYGDGEQTRDFTYVDDIVAGTVAALTDGPPGTVFNLGGGSRVSLNRAVESIENALGTTIRREYTEKARGDVTDTLAANDRARHDLGFAPGVTLDDGIRAQCAWMRSLVASDQA, encoded by the coding sequence ATGAACATCGTCCTGGTAACCGGAGCGGCCGGGTTCATCGGCTCACACGTCGCCCGGAAGCTCATCGAGAGCGGGACACATGTCCGCGCGGTCGACGCCTTCACGAACTACTACGGCAGAGCGCAGAAGGAATCGAATGTGGCCGACCTCCGGGGTCGGGACGGGTTCGAGCTCATTGAGGCCGATCTGTCCTCCGCCGACCCGGCTCCGCTTCTCGACGGCGTCGACGCCGTCTGTCATCTGGCGGCGCAGGCGGGCGTCCGCGACAGCTGGGGCGCCGACTTCGACACCTACATCGACTGCAACATCCGTTCGACCCAGCGTCTCCTCGAGGCGGCGAGGGACCTCGACCTCTCGAGGTTCGTCTACGCCTCCTCCTCGTCGGTCTACGGGGAGACCGAGGACCTGCCGATGCGGGAAGACGGCCGGACGTGCCCCGTGTCGCCCTACGGCGTCACGAAGCTGGCCGCGGAGCACCTCGCGGTCCTCTATCACAGGAGCTACGGCGTCCCGACCGTTTCGCTCCGGTACTTCACCGTGTACGGCCCCGGGCAAAGGCCGGACATGGCTTTTCACAGGTTCATCAGGGCGGCCCTTGCAGATGAGCCGATCACGATTTACGGTGACGGAGAACAGACCCGGGACTTCACGTACGTCGACGACATCGTCGCGGGAACGGTGGCGGCCCTCACGGACGGTCCCCCGGGGACGGTCTTCAACCTCGGCGGCGGCAGCCGCGTCTCGCTCAACAGGGCGGTCGAGAGCATCGAGAACGCGCTCGGGACGACGATCCGGCGCGAGTACACGGAGAAGGCCAGGGGAGACGTGACCGACACGCTCGCCGCGAACGACCGGGCGAGACACGACCTGGGCTTCGCGCCCGGGGTGACTCTCGACGACGGCATCCGCGCTCAGTGCGCGTGGATGCGCTCGCTCGTGGCCTCCGACCAGGCCTGA